In a genomic window of Piliocolobus tephrosceles isolate RC106 chromosome 1, ASM277652v3, whole genome shotgun sequence:
- the PPCS gene encoding phosphopantothenate--cysteine ligase isoform X2, whose protein sequence is MFYLAAAVSDFYVPVSEMPEHKIQSSGGPLQITMKMVPKLLSPLVKDWAPKAFIISFKLETDPAIVINRARKALEVYQHQVVVANILESRQSFVFIVTKDSETKLLLSEEEIEKGIEIEEKIVDNLQSRHTAFIGDKN, encoded by the exons ATGTTTTACTTGGCTGCGGCTGTGTCAGATTTCTATGTTCCTGTCTCTGAAATGCCTGAACACAAGATCCAGTCATCTGGGGGCCCACTGCAG ATAACAATGAAGATGGTGCCAAAACTGCTTTCTCCTTTGGTTAAAGATTGGGCTCCCAAAGcatttataatttcctttaagTTGGAGACTGACCCTGCCATTGTAATTAATCGAGCTCGGAAGGCTTTGGAAGTTTATCAGCATCAAGTGGTGGTGGCTAATATCCTTGAGTCACGACAGTCCTTTGTGTTTATTGTAACTAAAGACTCGGAAACCAAGTTATTGCTAtcagaggaagaaatagaaaaaggcaTAGAGATAGAAGAGAAGATAGTGGATAATCTTCAGTCTCGACACACAGCTTTTATAGGTGACAAAAACTGA
- the PPCS gene encoding phosphopantothenate--cysteine ligase isoform X1, with amino-acid sequence MAEMDPVAEFPQPPGAARWAEVMARFAARLGAQGRRVVLVTSGGTKVPLEARPVRFLDNFSSGRRGATSAEVFLAAGYGVLFLYRARSAFPYAHRFPPQTWLSALRPSGPALSGLLSLEAEENALPGFAEALRCYQEAAAAGTFLAVEFTTLADYLHLLQAAAQALNPLGPSAMFYLAAAVSDFYVPVSEMPEHKIQSSGGPLQITMKMVPKLLSPLVKDWAPKAFIISFKLETDPAIVINRARKALEVYQHQVVVANILESRQSFVFIVTKDSETKLLLSEEEIEKGIEIEEKIVDNLQSRHTAFIGDKN; translated from the exons ATGGCGGAAATGGACCCGGTAGCCGAGTTTCCCCAGCCTCCCGGTGCTGCGCGCTGGGCTGAGGTTATGGCTCGCTTCGCGGCCAGGCTGGGCGCGCAGGGCCGGCGGGTGGTGTTGGTCACGTCAGGCGGCACCAAGGTCCCACTGGAAGCGCGGCCGGTGCGCTTCTTGGACAACTTCAGCAGCGGGCGGCGTGGTGCAACCTCGGCCGAGGTCTTCCTAGCAGCCGGCTACGGGGTCTTGTTCTTGTATCGCGCTCGCTCCGCCTTCCCCTATGCCCACCGCTTCCCACCCCAGACTTGGCTGTCCGCTCTGCGGCCTTCGGGCCCAGCCCTTTCGGGCTTGCTGAGCCTGGAGGCCGAGGAGAATGCACTTCCGGGTTTTGCTGAGGCTCTGAGATGCTACCAGGAGGCTGCGGCTGCAGGCACCTTCCTGGCGGTGGAGTTCACCACTTTGGCGGACTATTTGCATCTGTTGCAGGCTGCGGCCCAGGCACTTAATCCGCTAG GCCCTTCTGCGATGTTTTACTTGGCTGCGGCTGTGTCAGATTTCTATGTTCCTGTCTCTGAAATGCCTGAACACAAGATCCAGTCATCTGGGGGCCCACTGCAG ATAACAATGAAGATGGTGCCAAAACTGCTTTCTCCTTTGGTTAAAGATTGGGCTCCCAAAGcatttataatttcctttaagTTGGAGACTGACCCTGCCATTGTAATTAATCGAGCTCGGAAGGCTTTGGAAGTTTATCAGCATCAAGTGGTGGTGGCTAATATCCTTGAGTCACGACAGTCCTTTGTGTTTATTGTAACTAAAGACTCGGAAACCAAGTTATTGCTAtcagaggaagaaatagaaaaaggcaTAGAGATAGAAGAGAAGATAGTGGATAATCTTCAGTCTCGACACACAGCTTTTATAGGTGACAAAAACTGA
- the PPCS gene encoding phosphopantothenate--cysteine ligase isoform X3, whose translation MKMVPKLLSPLVKDWAPKAFIISFKLETDPAIVINRARKALEVYQHQVVVANILESRQSFVFIVTKDSETKLLLSEEEIEKGIEIEEKIVDNLQSRHTAFIGDKN comes from the coding sequence ATGAAGATGGTGCCAAAACTGCTTTCTCCTTTGGTTAAAGATTGGGCTCCCAAAGcatttataatttcctttaagTTGGAGACTGACCCTGCCATTGTAATTAATCGAGCTCGGAAGGCTTTGGAAGTTTATCAGCATCAAGTGGTGGTGGCTAATATCCTTGAGTCACGACAGTCCTTTGTGTTTATTGTAACTAAAGACTCGGAAACCAAGTTATTGCTAtcagaggaagaaatagaaaaaggcaTAGAGATAGAAGAGAAGATAGTGGATAATCTTCAGTCTCGACACACAGCTTTTATAGGTGACAAAAACTGA
- the ZMYND12 gene encoding zinc finger MYND domain-containing protein 12 isoform X2: MNVIYPLAVPKGRRLCCEVCEAPAERVCAACTVTYYCGVVHQKADWDSIHEKICQLLIPLRTSMPFYNSEEERQHGLQQLQQRQKYLIEFCYTVAQKYLFEGKHEDAVPAALHSLRFRVNLYGLSSVELVPAYLLLAEASLGLGRIIQAEEYLFQAQWTVLKSTDCSNATHSLLHRNLGLLYIAKKNYEEARYHLANDIYFASCAFGTEDIRTSGGYFHLANIFYDLKKLDLADTLYTKVSEIWHAYLNNHYQVLSQAHTQQVDLLGKLFENDTGLDEAQEAEAIRILTSILNIRESTSDKAPQKTIFVLKILVMLYYLMMNSSKAQEYGMRALSLAKEQQLDVHEQSAIQELLSLISTEDRPIT, from the exons ATGAATGTGATCTATCCACTGGCGGTCCCCAAGGGGCGCAGGCTCTGCTGTGAGGTGTGCGAAGCCCCAGCCGAGCGGGTGTGCGCGGCCTGCACAGTCACTTATTACTG TGGGGTGGTACATCAGAAAGCTGACTGGGACAGCATCCATGAGAAAATATGTCAGCTCTTGATTCCACTGCGCACTTCCATGCCCTTCTACAATTCAGAGGAAGAACGGCAGCATGgcctgcagcagctgcagcagcggCAG AAGTATTTGATTGAATTCTGCTACACCGTAGCCCAGAAATACCTCTTTGAAGGGAAACATGAAGATGCTGTACCAGCAGCTTTGCATTCCCTTCGCTTCCGCGTGAACCTGTATGGCCTGAGCTCTGTAGAGCTTGTGCCTGCTTACCTGCTGTTGGCCGAGGCCAGCCTTG GTCTGGGCCGAATCATTCAGGCTGAAGAATATCTATTCCAAGCCCAGTGGACAGTCCTCAAATCAACTGACTGTAGTAATGCCACCCACTCTTTACTGCATCGGAACCTGGGACTTCTCTATATAGCTAAGAAAAACTATGAAGAAGCCCGTTATCATCTGGCCAATGAT ATTTATTTTGCCAGTTGTGCATTTGGAACAGAGGACATTAGGACTTCAGGAGGCTACTTCCACCTGGCTAATATATTCTATGACCTTAAAAAGTTGGACCTGGCAGACACATTGTACACCAAG GTCTCTGAGATCTGGCATGCATATTTGAACAATCACTATCAAGTCCTCTCACAGGCTCACACCCAACAAGTGGATTTACTGGGCAAACTATTTGAGAATGACACTGGCTTGG ATGAAGCCCAAGAAGCAGAAGCCATTCGCATCCTAACTTCAATCTTGAACATTCGAGAATCTACATCTGACAAAGCCCCTCAAAAAACTATCTTTGTTCTGAAGATCCTGGTCATGCTTTACTACCTGATGATGAATTCTTCAAAG GCACAGGAATATGGCATGAGGGCCCTCAGTCTAGCCAAAGAACAACAGCTTGATGTCCATGAGCAAAGCGCCATTCAAGAGTTATTAAGTCTCATTTCAACTGAAGACCGTCCCATTACTTAG
- the ZMYND12 gene encoding zinc finger MYND domain-containing protein 12 isoform X1, with translation MSALDSTAHFHALLQFRGRTAAWPAAAAAAAGLGRIIQAEEYLFQAQWTVLKSTDCSNATHSLLHRNLGLLYIAKKNYEEARYHLANDIYFASCAFGTEDIRTSGGYFHLANIFYDLKKLDLADTLYTKVSEIWHAYLNNHYQVLSQAHTQQVDLLGKLFENDTGLDEAQEAEAIRILTSILNIRESTSDKAPQKTIFVLKILVMLYYLMMNSSKAQEYGMRALSLAKEQQLDVHEQSAIQELLSLISTEDRPIT, from the exons ATGTCAGCTCTTGATTCCACTGCGCACTTCCATGCCCTTCTACAATTCAGAGGAAGAACGGCAGCATGgcctgcagcagctgcagcagcggCAG GTCTGGGCCGAATCATTCAGGCTGAAGAATATCTATTCCAAGCCCAGTGGACAGTCCTCAAATCAACTGACTGTAGTAATGCCACCCACTCTTTACTGCATCGGAACCTGGGACTTCTCTATATAGCTAAGAAAAACTATGAAGAAGCCCGTTATCATCTGGCCAATGAT ATTTATTTTGCCAGTTGTGCATTTGGAACAGAGGACATTAGGACTTCAGGAGGCTACTTCCACCTGGCTAATATATTCTATGACCTTAAAAAGTTGGACCTGGCAGACACATTGTACACCAAG GTCTCTGAGATCTGGCATGCATATTTGAACAATCACTATCAAGTCCTCTCACAGGCTCACACCCAACAAGTGGATTTACTGGGCAAACTATTTGAGAATGACACTGGCTTGG ATGAAGCCCAAGAAGCAGAAGCCATTCGCATCCTAACTTCAATCTTGAACATTCGAGAATCTACATCTGACAAAGCCCCTCAAAAAACTATCTTTGTTCTGAAGATCCTGGTCATGCTTTACTACCTGATGATGAATTCTTCAAAG GCACAGGAATATGGCATGAGGGCCCTCAGTCTAGCCAAAGAACAACAGCTTGATGTCCATGAGCAAAGCGCCATTCAAGAGTTATTAAGTCTCATTTCAACTGAAGACCGTCCCATTACTTAG
- the ZMYND12 gene encoding zinc finger MYND domain-containing protein 12 isoform X3 has translation MSALDSTAHFHALLQFRGRTAAWPAAAAAAAALEAGKSKIKGSAGLVSSEASLPGLQMAAFLWYLHVVLCVQASLKYLIEFCYTVAQKYLFEGKHEDAVPAALHSLRFRVNLYGLSSVELVPAYLLLAEASLGLGRIIQAEEYLFQAQWTVLKSTDCSNATHSLLHRNLGLLYIAKKNYEEARYHLANDIYFASCAFGTEDIRTSGGYFHLANIFYDLKKLDLADTLYTKVSEIWHAYLNNHYQVLSQAHTQQVDLLGKLFENDTGLDEAQEAEAIRILTSILNIRESTSDKAPQKTIFVLKILVMLYYLMMNSSKAQEYGMRALSLAKEQQLDVHEQSAIQELLSLISTEDRPIT, from the exons ATGTCAGCTCTTGATTCCACTGCGCACTTCCATGCCCTTCTACAATTCAGAGGAAGAACGGCAGCATGgcctgcagcagctgcagcagcggCAG ctctagaggctgggaagtccaagatcaaggggtcagcaggtttggtttcttctgaggcctctcttcctggcttgcagatggctgccttcctGTGGTATCTTCATGTGGTCCTTTGTGTGCAAGCATCCCTG AAGTATTTGATTGAATTCTGCTACACCGTAGCCCAGAAATACCTCTTTGAAGGGAAACATGAAGATGCTGTACCAGCAGCTTTGCATTCCCTTCGCTTCCGCGTGAACCTGTATGGCCTGAGCTCTGTAGAGCTTGTGCCTGCTTACCTGCTGTTGGCCGAGGCCAGCCTTG GTCTGGGCCGAATCATTCAGGCTGAAGAATATCTATTCCAAGCCCAGTGGACAGTCCTCAAATCAACTGACTGTAGTAATGCCACCCACTCTTTACTGCATCGGAACCTGGGACTTCTCTATATAGCTAAGAAAAACTATGAAGAAGCCCGTTATCATCTGGCCAATGAT ATTTATTTTGCCAGTTGTGCATTTGGAACAGAGGACATTAGGACTTCAGGAGGCTACTTCCACCTGGCTAATATATTCTATGACCTTAAAAAGTTGGACCTGGCAGACACATTGTACACCAAG GTCTCTGAGATCTGGCATGCATATTTGAACAATCACTATCAAGTCCTCTCACAGGCTCACACCCAACAAGTGGATTTACTGGGCAAACTATTTGAGAATGACACTGGCTTGG ATGAAGCCCAAGAAGCAGAAGCCATTCGCATCCTAACTTCAATCTTGAACATTCGAGAATCTACATCTGACAAAGCCCCTCAAAAAACTATCTTTGTTCTGAAGATCCTGGTCATGCTTTACTACCTGATGATGAATTCTTCAAAG GCACAGGAATATGGCATGAGGGCCCTCAGTCTAGCCAAAGAACAACAGCTTGATGTCCATGAGCAAAGCGCCATTCAAGAGTTATTAAGTCTCATTTCAACTGAAGACCGTCCCATTACTTAG